The following proteins are co-located in the Urocitellus parryii isolate mUroPar1 chromosome 15, mUroPar1.hap1, whole genome shotgun sequence genome:
- the Cabp5 gene encoding calcium-binding protein 5 isoform X2, with the protein MQFPAGPACIFLRKGIAEKQRRPLGQDEIEELREAFLEFDKDRDGFISHKDLGNLMRTMGYMPTEMELTELGQQVRMNLGGRVDFDDFVELMTPKLLAETAGMIGVQEMPSRRSAFWEFDTNGDGEITLAELQQAMQRLLGERLTPREISEVVHEADVNGDGTVDFEEFVRMISR; encoded by the exons ATGCAGTTCCCCGCGGGCCCCGCCTGCATCTTCCTGAGGAAGGGCATCGCTGAGAAGCAGCGG AGACCCCTGGGGCAGGACGAGATCGAAG AGCTCCGGGAAGCATTCCTTGAGTTTGACAAGGACAGAGATGGGTTTATCTCCCATAAGGATTTGGGGAATCTCATGAGGACAATGGGTTACATGCCCACGGAGATGGAATTGACCGAACTGGGCCAGCAAGTCCGCATGAACT TGGGGGGCCGTGTGGACTTTGACGACTTCGTGGAGCTGATGACCCCCAAGTTGCTTGCAGAAACGGCTGGGATGATTGGTGTCCAGGAGATGCCTTCAAGGAGGTCA GCTTTCTGGGAG TTCGACACCAATGGAGATGGGGAGATCACACTGGCGGAGCTGCAGCAGGCCATGCAGAGGCTTCTGGGAGAGAGGCTCACCCCCCGGGAGATCTCTGAGGTTGTCCACGAGGCCGATGTCAATGGAGACGGCACGGTTGACTTTGAAG AGTTTGTGAGGATGATATCTCGCTGA
- the Cabp5 gene encoding calcium-binding protein 5 isoform X1: MQFPAGPACIFLRKGIAEKQRERPLGQDEIEELREAFLEFDKDRDGFISHKDLGNLMRTMGYMPTEMELTELGQQVRMNLGGRVDFDDFVELMTPKLLAETAGMIGVQEMPSRRSAFWEFDTNGDGEITLAELQQAMQRLLGERLTPREISEVVHEADVNGDGTVDFEEFVRMISR; encoded by the exons ATGCAGTTCCCCGCGGGCCCCGCCTGCATCTTCCTGAGGAAGGGCATCGCTGAGAAGCAGCGG GAGAGACCCCTGGGGCAGGACGAGATCGAAG AGCTCCGGGAAGCATTCCTTGAGTTTGACAAGGACAGAGATGGGTTTATCTCCCATAAGGATTTGGGGAATCTCATGAGGACAATGGGTTACATGCCCACGGAGATGGAATTGACCGAACTGGGCCAGCAAGTCCGCATGAACT TGGGGGGCCGTGTGGACTTTGACGACTTCGTGGAGCTGATGACCCCCAAGTTGCTTGCAGAAACGGCTGGGATGATTGGTGTCCAGGAGATGCCTTCAAGGAGGTCA GCTTTCTGGGAG TTCGACACCAATGGAGATGGGGAGATCACACTGGCGGAGCTGCAGCAGGCCATGCAGAGGCTTCTGGGAGAGAGGCTCACCCCCCGGGAGATCTCTGAGGTTGTCCACGAGGCCGATGTCAATGGAGACGGCACGGTTGACTTTGAAG AGTTTGTGAGGATGATATCTCGCTGA